From Vibrio aerogenes, a single genomic window includes:
- the surA gene encoding peptidylprolyl isomerase SurA, whose protein sequence is MKLWQYFLITIISLISLNINAAPVELDRTALIVNDGTILSSDIDTELRLIQLNARQKKQPLPKEDALRDQVVDKLILDTLQTQEADRIGIKIDDDRLNKAIQSIAKDHKQTLKQLKNSVEKAGIPYAVFREKIRSEIKISEARNAFVRRRINIQPAEVESLANILAKQSDTTVEYKISHIQLRVESDADKSRQKALADQIVRKLKKGASFSKLAITYSKGPKALEGGSWGWMRKEEMPTIFADQIKLQKKGSILGPFRSGIGFHILKIDDVKGMETLSVTEINARHILIKPSIILSDEGAKKELEGFIQQIKSGKATFGDLAEQYSQDPGSAVQKGELGFHTPEIFVPEFKHQIETLPVGQISQPFKTVHGWHIVEVLGRRQVDKTDAAMDNKAYKILFNRKFNEESSAWLQELKAGAYIENLEKN, encoded by the coding sequence ATGAAATTGTGGCAATACTTTCTGATAACAATCATCAGCTTAATCAGCCTGAATATTAATGCTGCACCAGTTGAACTGGATCGCACGGCTCTCATCGTCAATGACGGTACAATCTTATCCAGTGACATCGATACAGAGCTCAGGTTGATTCAGCTTAATGCCAGACAAAAAAAGCAACCGCTCCCTAAAGAGGATGCGTTGCGGGATCAGGTGGTTGATAAGCTTATCTTAGACACATTACAAACTCAGGAAGCAGATCGTATCGGTATTAAAATCGACGATGATCGCCTGAATAAAGCCATCCAGAGCATTGCAAAAGATCATAAACAGACCTTAAAACAGCTGAAGAATTCTGTTGAAAAAGCAGGGATTCCCTATGCTGTTTTCAGAGAAAAGATCAGATCTGAAATTAAAATTTCAGAAGCAAGAAACGCATTCGTCAGAAGACGAATCAACATTCAGCCCGCTGAAGTTGAATCACTTGCAAATATTTTAGCCAAGCAAAGTGATACCACTGTTGAGTATAAAATCAGCCATATTCAGCTTCGGGTTGAAAGCGATGCAGACAAATCCAGACAAAAAGCACTCGCCGACCAAATTGTCCGGAAACTGAAAAAAGGTGCCAGCTTCAGCAAACTTGCAATCACTTACTCCAAAGGACCAAAAGCTTTGGAGGGAGGAAGCTGGGGATGGATGCGCAAAGAAGAAATGCCAACCATTTTTGCTGATCAAATCAAGCTGCAGAAAAAAGGCTCAATTCTGGGTCCATTCAGAAGCGGTATCGGCTTCCATATTTTAAAGATTGACGATGTAAAAGGGATGGAGACATTATCAGTTACAGAGATCAATGCCCGGCACATTCTCATTAAACCATCGATAATCCTGAGTGACGAAGGGGCGAAAAAAGAGCTGGAAGGGTTTATTCAACAGATAAAATCAGGTAAAGCCACTTTTGGTGATCTGGCTGAACAATACAGTCAGGATCCAGGGTCAGCGGTTCAGAAAGGAGAATTGGGCTTTCATACACCGGAGATATTTGTTCCTGAGTTCAAACACCAGATAGAAACGTTACCCGTCGGACAAATCAGTCAGCCATTTAAAACGGTTCATGGCTGGCACATCGTTGAAGTACTGGGCCGCAGACAAGTCGATAAAACTGATGCCGCAATGGATAACAAAGCCTATAAGATATTATTTAACCGGAAATTTAATGAAGAATCCAGTGCCTGGTTACAGGAGTTAAAAGCCGGTGCATATATCGAAAATCTGGAGAAAAACTGA
- the rsmA gene encoding 16S rRNA (adenine(1518)-N(6)/adenine(1519)-N(6))-dimethyltransferase RsmA, whose protein sequence is MKNDVHLGHKARKRFGQNFLNDPYIIDGIVSAINPKPGQNLVEIGPGLGALTEPVGREVDKLHVVELDRDLAERLRFHPELKDKLTIHEADALKFDFRELSTPQNKLRIFGNLPYNISTPLMFHLFEFRNEVQDMHFMLQKEVVNRLAAGPGTKAYGRLTVMAQYFCKVIPVLEVPPTAFVPPPKVDSAVVRLVPHPELPFPANDFKWLDRVCREGFNQRRKTVRNCYKSLVDDSVFEALGINPMSRPENLTLEQFVALANWLDENHKS, encoded by the coding sequence ATGAAAAATGATGTCCATCTCGGACATAAAGCACGAAAGCGTTTTGGTCAAAACTTCCTCAATGATCCTTATATCATTGATGGTATCGTCTCAGCGATTAACCCGAAGCCCGGACAAAATTTAGTTGAAATAGGTCCCGGTCTTGGCGCACTGACCGAGCCTGTTGGGCGTGAAGTTGATAAATTACATGTCGTTGAGCTTGACCGGGATTTAGCTGAACGCCTGAGGTTCCACCCTGAATTGAAGGATAAACTCACAATTCATGAAGCGGATGCCTTAAAGTTTGATTTCCGTGAACTGTCAACACCACAAAATAAGCTCAGGATTTTTGGCAACTTGCCTTATAACATTTCCACGCCTCTCATGTTTCATCTGTTTGAATTCCGGAACGAAGTTCAGGACATGCACTTTATGTTGCAAAAAGAGGTAGTGAATCGTTTAGCTGCTGGTCCGGGCACGAAAGCTTATGGACGGCTGACGGTGATGGCCCAGTATTTCTGTAAAGTCATCCCTGTTCTGGAAGTACCACCGACTGCATTTGTCCCCCCGCCAAAAGTTGACTCGGCGGTTGTCAGACTTGTGCCTCATCCGGAACTCCCCTTTCCGGCAAACGATTTTAAATGGCTTGATCGGGTCTGTCGGGAAGGATTTAATCAACGGCGTAAAACAGTCCGGAATTGTTATAAATCTCTGGTTGATGATTCCGTATTCGAAGCTCTCGGAATCAACCCGATGAGTCGTCCGGAAAATCTGACGCTTGAACAATTTGTTGCTCTGGCAAACTGGCTCGATGAAAATCATAAGTCATAA
- the apaG gene encoding Co2+/Mg2+ efflux protein ApaG, with translation MAVSSPCVKVQVHTRYIPEQSVPEENRYVFAYIITIRNLSSQMVQLISRRWLITDANEKQITVEGDGVVGVQPEIGSNDEYTYTSGTVIETPVGVMQGHYIMLDSEGKEFTTEIEPFRLAMPNILN, from the coding sequence ATGGCAGTTTCTTCCCCTTGTGTAAAAGTTCAGGTACACACCAGATATATTCCTGAGCAATCAGTTCCTGAAGAGAACCGGTATGTGTTTGCATATATCATTACCATCAGAAATCTCAGTTCGCAAATGGTGCAGCTGATCAGCCGCCGCTGGTTAATCACAGACGCAAATGAAAAACAAATCACGGTCGAAGGTGATGGTGTGGTTGGTGTCCAGCCCGAAATCGGCTCGAACGATGAATATACTTATACCAGTGGTACAGTCATAGAAACCCCGGTAGGCGTCATGCAGGGACACTATATTATGCTGGATAGCGAAGGAAAAGAATTCACAACAGAAATAGAACCATTCCGCCTCGCCATGCCCAACATACTCAACTGA
- the djlA gene encoding co-chaperone DjlA: MYIFGKILGVFFGLLFGGPFGALIGLFLGHQFDKARRLNSSPFSSSSFSSEEAQQARQEQFFKAAFSVMGHVAKAKGKVTKEEIHLATIMMERMNLTDAQKTAAQNAFRDGKSSDFPLDETLEQVLQATGRRHDLLQFFLELQISAAFADGDLHPTERNLLHKIAKGLGFSSEYLERRLRMQEAAFRFQRNARFGGASGGYQGSSGSAYQEQQTADRLDDAYKLLGIDKSADAGVVKKAYRKLMNEHHPDKLMAKGLPPEMMTVAKEKSQEIQQAYDLIKKAKGFK; encoded by the coding sequence ATGTATATTTTTGGCAAAATTTTGGGGGTTTTCTTTGGATTGTTGTTTGGTGGACCGTTTGGTGCGCTGATAGGCCTTTTTTTAGGACATCAATTCGATAAGGCCCGGAGATTAAACAGTTCTCCTTTTTCTTCTTCATCGTTTTCATCAGAAGAGGCTCAGCAGGCTCGCCAGGAGCAGTTTTTTAAAGCGGCTTTTTCTGTTATGGGGCATGTTGCCAAAGCGAAAGGAAAAGTCACAAAGGAAGAGATTCATTTAGCAACCATCATGATGGAGAGAATGAATCTCACCGATGCTCAGAAAACAGCTGCGCAGAATGCTTTCCGTGACGGAAAATCATCGGATTTCCCTTTAGATGAGACCCTGGAGCAAGTCCTTCAGGCAACGGGTCGCCGTCATGATCTGTTGCAGTTCTTTCTTGAGTTACAAATCTCAGCTGCGTTTGCTGATGGTGATTTACATCCCACCGAAAGAAATTTATTGCATAAGATAGCTAAAGGGCTGGGCTTCTCTTCAGAATATCTTGAACGGCGTTTGAGAATGCAGGAAGCAGCATTTCGTTTTCAAAGAAACGCCCGGTTTGGTGGCGCAAGTGGGGGATATCAGGGAAGTTCCGGTTCAGCTTATCAGGAGCAGCAGACAGCCGATCGTCTGGATGATGCATACAAGCTGCTGGGTATCGACAAAAGTGCAGATGCAGGCGTTGTGAAAAAAGCGTACCGTAAATTGATGAATGAGCACCATCCTGACAAGTTAATGGCCAAAGGATTACCTCCTGAGATGATGACTGTTGCGAAAGAAAAGTCTCAGGAAATACAGCAGGCTTATGATTTGATTAAAAAAGCGAAAGGTTTTAAATAG
- the apaH gene encoding bis(5'-nucleosyl)-tetraphosphatase (symmetrical) ApaH, giving the protein MSNYIVGDIQGCFDELQSLLTTAHFNPETDTLWLAGDLVARGPKSLETLRYVKNLGASAKTVLGNHDLHLLAVSLDIHPVKKKDRTAPIFEAPDKHELFEWLRRQPLMQEHPDFVLCHAGISPQWDLETARVCAREVESVLSGPDWVWLIKNMYENDPALWDDTLSGIARYRYIINAFTRMRFCHPDASLDMQCKLPPTEVDPQKMVPWFDIPGRKALRKKIIFGHWAALEGCIKNDVIGLDTGCVWGSSLTMLRWEDQKLFSQPAL; this is encoded by the coding sequence TTGAGTAATTACATCGTCGGTGATATTCAGGGCTGTTTTGATGAATTACAATCTTTACTGACAACGGCTCATTTCAATCCGGAAACAGATACTCTCTGGCTTGCCGGAGACTTAGTCGCAAGAGGCCCCAAATCTCTGGAAACACTCAGGTATGTCAAAAATCTGGGGGCATCGGCTAAAACAGTTTTAGGCAATCATGACTTACATTTACTGGCTGTCAGTCTGGATATTCACCCGGTCAAAAAGAAAGATCGTACCGCTCCAATCTTTGAAGCTCCTGATAAACATGAACTGTTTGAGTGGCTCAGACGACAGCCCCTGATGCAAGAACATCCTGATTTTGTCTTGTGTCATGCCGGCATCTCACCACAGTGGGATCTGGAAACAGCGAGAGTGTGTGCAAGAGAAGTTGAGTCCGTTCTGTCTGGTCCGGACTGGGTGTGGCTGATTAAGAATATGTACGAAAACGATCCTGCCTTATGGGATGACACATTATCCGGAATCGCAAGATATCGTTATATTATTAACGCGTTTACCCGAATGAGATTCTGTCATCCGGACGCATCCCTGGACATGCAGTGTAAGCTTCCCCCGACAGAAGTTGATCCGCAAAAAATGGTGCCGTGGTTTGATATTCCCGGCCGGAAAGCGTTGAGGAAAAAAATCATCTTTGGTCACTGGGCCGCATTGGAAGGATGTATCAAAAACGATGTCATTGGATTAGATACCGGCTGCGTCTGGGGTAGCTCACTTACGATGCTGCGCTGGGAAGATCAAAAGCTATTCAGTCAACCCGCCTTGTAA
- the folA gene encoding type 3 dihydrofolate reductase: MMISMIAAMANNRVIGKKNQMPWHLPADFAWFKQCTMGKPVVMGRKTFESIGRPLPGRRNIVISRNDSFASNGIEVAGSLEQALSLVQDAEEVMIIGGGSLYREALEQASKLYLTYIHADIDGDTVFPETGANWVETHRQEYAKDEKNAYDMSFTIQTRVNP, encoded by the coding sequence ATGATGATTAGTATGATTGCCGCAATGGCAAATAACCGGGTTATAGGCAAAAAAAATCAAATGCCATGGCATTTACCTGCTGATTTTGCATGGTTTAAACAGTGCACAATGGGGAAACCCGTCGTGATGGGAAGAAAAACTTTTGAATCGATTGGTCGTCCATTACCGGGAAGAAGAAATATTGTGATTTCACGTAATGACAGCTTTGCCTCAAATGGTATCGAAGTTGCGGGTTCTCTTGAACAAGCATTATCGCTGGTTCAGGATGCTGAAGAAGTCATGATTATTGGTGGTGGCAGCTTGTACCGGGAGGCGCTTGAGCAGGCTTCCAAATTATACCTGACTTATATCCATGCCGACATTGATGGCGATACGGTATTTCCGGAAACCGGGGCGAATTGGGTCGAAACACACCGACAGGAATACGCTAAAGATGAAAAAAATGCTTACGATATGTCTTTTACCATTCAGACAAGGGTAAACCCGTAG
- the mutY gene encoding A/G-specific adenine glycosylase has translation MQTPLTPEQFQQQLIHWQQQHGRHDLPWQINPTPYRVLVSEIMLQQTQVATVIPYFENWMTHFPQVKDLAQASEDEVMRHWQGLGYYSRARNLRKAAQFIMDEYQGEFPSDPGLLLKIPGVGRYTAGAIASFAFNQYGPIVDGNVKRIFCRFFAIDGVPNTSRVDKKLWQLAEDYTPHEQNRTFAQGLLDLGATVCKPKQPGCTVCCLQDSCLALQHDRVHELPTPKPRKIIPVRPGQFLWIEQSEKLLMEKRAEDGIWGALWCLPEIHLQPEQLGEHAQLKGQFKHTFTHYKLEANIWWVDHWSETNPKYQWVDKQEIFNLGLPTPIKKFLTRHLT, from the coding sequence ATGCAAACACCACTAACTCCTGAACAATTCCAGCAACAACTCATCCACTGGCAACAGCAGCATGGCCGCCATGATTTACCCTGGCAAATCAACCCGACACCATACCGGGTGCTGGTTTCCGAAATCATGCTTCAACAAACACAGGTCGCAACTGTGATTCCTTACTTTGAAAACTGGATGACACACTTTCCGCAGGTAAAAGATCTGGCTCAGGCCAGCGAAGACGAAGTCATGAGACACTGGCAAGGACTTGGTTACTACTCACGGGCCAGAAACCTCAGAAAAGCCGCTCAGTTTATTATGGATGAATATCAGGGAGAGTTTCCTTCAGACCCCGGATTGCTGCTGAAGATTCCCGGAGTAGGACGCTATACCGCCGGAGCCATTGCTTCATTTGCTTTTAATCAATACGGACCAATTGTAGATGGTAATGTCAAACGTATCTTTTGCCGTTTCTTTGCCATTGATGGTGTGCCAAATACTTCACGTGTTGATAAAAAACTCTGGCAACTGGCAGAAGACTATACACCTCATGAGCAAAACCGAACCTTTGCACAGGGACTGCTTGATTTAGGTGCAACAGTTTGTAAGCCTAAACAACCGGGCTGTACCGTATGCTGTCTGCAGGATAGTTGCCTTGCTTTGCAGCATGATCGGGTTCATGAGTTACCAACGCCAAAACCCAGGAAAATCATTCCGGTCCGGCCCGGACAATTTTTGTGGATTGAACAGTCAGAGAAGCTTTTAATGGAAAAACGGGCAGAAGATGGCATCTGGGGCGCACTCTGGTGTTTACCGGAAATTCACCTGCAACCAGAACAACTTGGAGAACATGCGCAGTTAAAGGGGCAGTTCAAACACACTTTCACTCACTACAAACTTGAAGCGAATATATGGTGGGTTGATCACTGGAGCGAAACAAATCCAAAGTACCAGTGGGTGGATAAACAGGAAATATTTAATTTGGGGCTGCCAACGCCCATTAAAAAATTCCTGACCCGGCATCTGACCTGA
- the pdxA gene encoding 4-hydroxythreonine-4-phosphate dehydrogenase PdxA yields MKTRRIVVTAGEPAGIGPDLVLALSQEDWAHQLVVCADKQLLAQRAEQLGIPVQLNDYQPGSTPVAQTAGSLIVRHIPVAEPVISGQLNEQNARYVLHTLEYACQGCMTGEFDAVVTGPVHKGVINRGSVPFSGHTEFFAEKSGTPLVVMMLATEGLRVALATTHLPLSAVPAAITKPHLQSIIRILHQDLKTKFALPEPQIYVCGLNPHAGEDGCLGHEEIDTIIPALSELQHQEGMKLTGPLPADTIFNEKYMKQADTILGMYHDQVLPVLKFKGFGNSVNITLGLPFIRTSVDHGTALDLAGTGQADTGSFKTALKYAIDLVDKSK; encoded by the coding sequence ATGAAAACCCGGCGTATTGTTGTCACTGCAGGTGAACCAGCAGGGATCGGACCCGATTTGGTTTTAGCACTTTCTCAGGAAGACTGGGCCCACCAACTCGTCGTCTGTGCTGACAAACAGTTATTGGCTCAAAGAGCAGAACAGCTTGGTATTCCCGTTCAGCTCAATGACTATCAACCTGGAAGTACCCCGGTTGCACAAACAGCAGGTTCGCTGATCGTCCGTCATATCCCCGTCGCTGAACCCGTGATTTCCGGTCAGCTTAATGAGCAAAATGCCCGGTACGTTCTTCATACTCTGGAATATGCCTGTCAGGGATGTATGACCGGAGAATTTGATGCCGTTGTGACCGGCCCGGTACATAAAGGTGTGATTAACAGAGGCAGTGTACCTTTTAGCGGACACACTGAGTTTTTTGCTGAAAAATCAGGAACGCCTCTGGTTGTGATGATGCTTGCGACTGAGGGCCTGAGAGTTGCGCTGGCAACGACACATCTGCCGCTTTCAGCGGTTCCTGCGGCAATCACCAAACCGCATCTGCAATCTATCATCCGTATCCTTCATCAGGATCTCAAGACAAAATTTGCTCTGCCTGAGCCACAGATTTATGTTTGTGGGCTCAATCCACACGCAGGTGAAGATGGCTGCCTTGGCCATGAGGAAATCGATACCATTATTCCGGCACTGAGTGAATTGCAACACCAGGAAGGTATGAAACTGACCGGCCCGCTTCCGGCAGATACTATTTTTAATGAGAAATATATGAAGCAGGCAGATACCATTCTCGGAATGTATCATGATCAGGTGCTTCCTGTACTAAAATTTAAAGGCTTTGGGAATTCGGTAAACATTACACTTGGACTCCCGTTTATCAGAACATCAGTTGATCACGGTACGGCATTAGATCTGGCCGGTACAGGTCAGGCAGATACCGGCAGTTTTAAAACGGCTTTAAAATATGCCATAGATTTAGTCGATAAAAGTAAGTAA
- the mltC gene encoding membrane-bound lytic murein transglycosylase MltC, with translation MQHKTKSVFLLAVTLIAGGCSRETVQKMYDVDFKPTNRFAKNLASLPGQFQKDTKALDALIQSFTGKVEKRWGSKNVKIAGKTNYVKYIDDYSSRADVNFDQGKVVIETVSSTEPLSHLKKAIVTTLLTPDDPKHVDLFSAKKVAINGKPFLYRQILDQDNKPIEWSWRANRFADYLIQHQLKVKQVNFRKSYYVEIPMVENQVEIRSYKYASLIRKASRQYGIPEDLIYAIIKTESSFNPYAVSWANAYGLMQVVPKTAGKDVFSKIKKRSGQPSPAYLYNPENNIDTGTAYFYLLKNNYLNTIKNPTSLQYSMISAYNGGAGGVLNTFSKDRQYAFKKINNLQPNQLYWALTNKHPNKESRRYLQKVKNYKDQFNAGKL, from the coding sequence ATGCAACACAAGACGAAGTCAGTATTTTTGTTGGCTGTTACGCTCATCGCGGGCGGATGTAGCCGAGAAACCGTTCAAAAAATGTATGATGTTGATTTTAAACCAACAAACCGCTTTGCTAAAAACCTGGCTTCACTGCCCGGCCAGTTTCAAAAAGATACCAAAGCACTGGACGCACTGATTCAGAGTTTTACCGGAAAGGTCGAAAAACGCTGGGGATCCAAGAACGTAAAAATTGCCGGAAAAACAAATTATGTCAAATACATCGATGATTACAGCAGCCGGGCAGACGTCAATTTTGATCAGGGAAAAGTCGTCATTGAAACCGTTTCATCCACCGAGCCTCTTTCCCATCTGAAAAAAGCAATTGTCACAACGTTACTGACCCCCGACGATCCCAAGCATGTCGATCTGTTTTCTGCTAAAAAAGTCGCGATTAACGGCAAGCCTTTTCTGTACCGGCAGATTCTGGATCAGGACAACAAACCAATTGAATGGTCATGGCGTGCTAACCGGTTTGCCGATTATCTGATTCAGCACCAGCTCAAAGTTAAACAGGTGAACTTTCGCAAATCTTACTATGTTGAGATTCCGATGGTGGAAAATCAGGTTGAAATACGAAGCTATAAATATGCCAGCCTCATCCGCAAAGCATCACGTCAGTATGGCATTCCTGAAGATCTGATTTATGCCATTATCAAGACTGAAAGTAGCTTTAATCCATATGCCGTAAGCTGGGCTAACGCTTACGGGCTGATGCAGGTTGTCCCCAAAACAGCCGGAAAAGATGTGTTCAGTAAAATTAAAAAACGCTCAGGACAACCCTCCCCGGCCTATCTCTATAATCCGGAAAATAATATCGATACCGGGACGGCATATTTCTATTTGTTGAAAAATAACTATCTCAATACCATCAAAAACCCAACGTCTTTGCAGTACAGTATGATCTCTGCTTATAACGGTGGCGCGGGTGGCGTGCTCAATACTTTCAGCAAAGACCGGCAATATGCATTTAAAAAAATAAACAATTTGCAGCCGAATCAGCTTTATTGGGCACTCACCAATAAACATCCGAATAAAGAATCAAGACGTTACCTGCAAAAAGTCAAAAATTATAAAGATCAGTTTAATGCCGGAAAGCTCTGA
- a CDS encoding oxidative damage protection protein, which yields MSRTVYCEHLHKEAEGLDFQLYPGELGKRIFEHISKEAWGLWQHKQTMLINEKKLNMMDPEHRKIIEKAMVNFLFEGQDVHIEGYTPPSQ from the coding sequence ATGAGTCGCACTGTCTATTGCGAGCACTTACATAAAGAAGCTGAAGGGCTGGATTTTCAACTTTATCCGGGAGAATTAGGAAAACGTATCTTCGAGCATATTTCAAAAGAAGCCTGGGGATTGTGGCAACACAAGCAAACCATGCTGATTAATGAAAAGAAGCTGAATATGATGGATCCCGAACACAGAAAGATCATTGAAAAAGCAATGGTTAATTTTTTGTTTGAAGGACAAGATGTCCATATCGAAGGTTACACTCCTCCAAGTCAGTAA
- the lptD gene encoding LPS assembly protein LptD, which produces MSDFPRSVLAASISAALFIPYTYADSIPENDKSQSLVTEQCQVDTSAAPDNFNQPINVEADKLEAINGDKATYSGNVVVTQGNKRMSAETVTLHQKENVVVAQGNVNFTDGELKTVSDKATNNLTTDEVTLENTHYQFLCKPGRGDAVYVARTGKALYKIEDGSITSCPENDNSWQLKASSIYIDQNEEEATFYNPRMEIQGVPFFYLPVLTVPIGDTRKTGFLYPTFSFGSQNGFELTVPFYWNLAPNYDLQTDLKHMEKRGTQLNSKFRYLTDWGSGSIDYEYTPEDKQNLDEGERWGLNIFHSGIYNKAWQLSLNYSKVSDIDYFSDIDSSIGSRQDGQLVQEAQLSYRSQNWDLSLLTRDFQILTTSGNQPYQLMPQLTFNYYAPAVMRYLDFDLKSHISRFDTDAKYQPSATRVHIEPGFKIPIGATWGNWTTEGRILSTYYQQDLKDSVSSDDYEENVSRTIPELRSHMGLVLERDTRLFNGYTQTLEPQVQYLYVPKKDQSSIARYDTTLLQTDYYGLFRSRRYSGVDYIAPANQISYGATSRFFDEEYKERLNIAFGQIFYLDKSLKEKYTSNEDGENSNYSAWAVEMDFNYGDYLFYHGGIQYDVDTSNVQVANSTLEYRRPEGFIQANYRYVAKEYIVDTVGDTLNVDALTKDGISQLGVVTQYAINKNWNTRALYYYDLTTDQSIEWQANLTYISDCWYIGFTYSRELDDWNPSFSEYPNASAIYDNNFSVNVGIVGFGTNMGTRSKYGSESLGYGRPFFLNN; this is translated from the coding sequence ATGTCAGATTTTCCTCGTTCGGTACTGGCTGCTTCGATCAGTGCAGCACTTTTTATACCATACACTTATGCGGATTCAATTCCGGAAAATGATAAAAGCCAGTCTCTGGTCACCGAGCAGTGCCAAGTTGACACTTCAGCGGCTCCTGACAACTTTAACCAGCCTATCAATGTCGAAGCAGATAAGCTAGAGGCAATTAATGGCGACAAAGCGACTTATTCAGGCAATGTTGTTGTCACTCAGGGCAATAAGCGGATGTCCGCTGAAACAGTGACACTTCACCAAAAAGAAAATGTTGTCGTCGCACAGGGAAATGTAAATTTCACTGACGGAGAATTAAAGACCGTTTCTGATAAAGCAACCAATAACCTGACAACAGATGAAGTTACTCTGGAAAACACGCATTATCAGTTTCTGTGTAAACCCGGACGGGGAGATGCTGTCTATGTAGCGCGGACAGGAAAAGCGCTCTATAAAATTGAAGATGGCTCAATTACCTCCTGTCCGGAAAATGATAATTCCTGGCAGTTAAAAGCGTCCAGTATTTACATAGACCAAAACGAAGAAGAAGCGACTTTTTACAATCCCCGGATGGAAATTCAGGGAGTACCGTTTTTCTATCTTCCGGTCCTGACAGTTCCCATCGGTGATACCAGAAAAACAGGGTTTCTTTATCCGACCTTCAGCTTTGGCTCACAAAATGGTTTCGAGCTTACCGTGCCATTCTACTGGAATCTGGCACCGAATTACGACCTGCAGACCGATCTGAAACATATGGAGAAAAGAGGAACTCAGTTAAACAGTAAGTTCCGGTATCTGACTGACTGGGGAAGTGGTTCGATTGATTATGAATATACACCAGAGGATAAACAGAATCTGGATGAAGGCGAACGGTGGGGCCTGAACATTTTCCACTCCGGGATTTACAACAAAGCATGGCAGCTGTCACTTAATTATTCTAAAGTCAGTGACATCGATTATTTTTCCGATATTGATTCATCAATAGGTAGCCGTCAGGATGGTCAGCTGGTTCAGGAAGCACAGCTCAGCTATCGTTCTCAAAACTGGGACTTATCTTTGCTGACCCGGGACTTTCAGATCCTGACAACAAGCGGAAATCAACCTTATCAGCTCATGCCTCAGCTGACGTTCAATTATTATGCTCCGGCCGTGATGCGTTATCTGGATTTTGACCTGAAAAGTCACATCTCCCGCTTTGATACCGATGCTAAATACCAGCCATCAGCCACACGGGTACATATTGAGCCTGGTTTCAAAATCCCGATTGGTGCCACCTGGGGAAACTGGACAACTGAAGGCCGTATCCTGTCAACTTATTATCAACAAGATCTAAAAGATTCCGTTTCTTCGGACGACTACGAAGAAAATGTGTCCCGCACAATCCCGGAACTTCGTTCCCACATGGGACTGGTGCTGGAACGGGACACCAGATTGTTCAACGGCTACACACAAACTCTGGAGCCACAGGTTCAGTATTTGTATGTGCCTAAGAAGGACCAGTCTTCCATAGCCCGCTACGATACAACATTACTTCAGACTGATTATTACGGATTGTTCCGGAGCAGAAGATATAGTGGTGTGGATTATATCGCCCCTGCAAACCAAATCAGTTATGGTGCTACATCGCGGTTCTTTGATGAAGAATATAAAGAACGCTTGAATATCGCTTTCGGACAAATTTTCTATCTTGATAAAAGTCTGAAAGAAAAATATACCAGTAATGAAGATGGTGAAAATTCCAACTATTCAGCCTGGGCTGTAGAGATGGACTTCAACTATGGAGACTACCTTTTCTATCACGGTGGTATTCAGTACGATGTTGATACTTCAAATGTTCAGGTCGCGAACAGTACTTTAGAATACCGCCGGCCGGAAGGATTTATTCAGGCCAACTATCGCTATGTTGCGAAAGAATATATCGTTGATACTGTCGGCGATACGCTCAATGTTGATGCTTTAACAAAAGATGGGATCTCACAGCTCGGTGTTGTGACTCAGTATGCAATTAATAAGAACTGGAATACCAGAGCGCTGTATTATTATGATTTAACAACCGATCAATCCATCGAATGGCAGGCGAATTTGACGTATATATCAGATTGTTGGTATATCGGCTTCACCTATAGCAGAGAACTGGATGACTGGAACCCGTCCTTCTCCGAGTACCCGAATGCGTCGGCAATATATGACAATAACTTTAGTGTCAATGTCGGTATTGTTGGCTTTGGTACCAATATGGGAACACGTTCGAAATATGGTTCTGAATCGCTGGGCTATGGCCGCCCATTTTTCCTTAACAACTAA